A part of Myxococcus landrumus genomic DNA contains:
- a CDS encoding alpha/beta fold hydrolase, with translation MRRAPFLATLIALALFSGCATTAPSSASTQPSPFLVKRSGHGRPVLFIPGLASAGTVWDDTVAHFQGQYDCHVFTLAGFAGQPAIPAPFLPTVRRALADYIRAQGLQKPIIVGHSLGGALALGLAADAPELVGGVFIVDSVPFLPALMYPGATAESARPFAEQTRTQLRMQTVEQRNQGSRHALNIYISDEARREVASRWGADSDPETVAQAVYEMSVTDLRPELSRITAPTFVLGSWVAFQGRVPRETVEALYRGQYQNLSTARVVMHDTARHFIMWEDPAGFYATLDGFLKAHAPVARMEFQR, from the coding sequence ATGCGTCGTGCCCCCTTCCTGGCCACGCTCATCGCCCTGGCCCTCTTCTCCGGCTGCGCCACCACCGCGCCCTCCAGCGCATCCACGCAGCCCTCGCCCTTCCTGGTGAAGCGCTCGGGACATGGGCGCCCGGTGCTGTTCATCCCCGGCCTCGCCTCGGCCGGCACGGTGTGGGACGACACCGTTGCCCACTTCCAGGGCCAGTACGACTGCCACGTCTTCACCCTCGCGGGCTTCGCCGGTCAGCCCGCCATTCCCGCGCCCTTCCTGCCCACCGTGCGCCGCGCGCTCGCTGACTACATCCGCGCGCAGGGACTCCAGAAGCCCATCATCGTGGGACACAGCCTGGGCGGCGCGCTGGCGCTTGGACTCGCCGCGGATGCGCCCGAGCTCGTGGGTGGCGTCTTCATCGTGGACAGCGTGCCCTTCCTCCCCGCCCTGATGTACCCAGGCGCCACGGCCGAGTCCGCGCGCCCCTTCGCGGAACAGACCCGCACGCAGTTGCGCATGCAGACCGTGGAGCAGCGCAACCAGGGCTCCCGTCACGCCCTGAACATCTACATCTCCGATGAAGCACGCCGCGAAGTCGCCTCGCGCTGGGGCGCGGACTCTGACCCGGAGACCGTGGCGCAGGCCGTGTATGAGATGAGTGTCACCGACCTGCGCCCGGAGCTGTCCCGCATCACCGCGCCCACGTTCGTGCTCGGCTCATGGGTGGCCTTCCAGGGACGTGTCCCTCGCGAGACGGTGGAGGCCCTGTACCGCGGCCAGTACCAGAACCTCTCCACCGCGCGTGTCGTCATGCACGACACAGCCCGGCACTTCATCATGTGGGAAGACCCCGCGGGCTTCTACGCCACCCTCGACGGCTTCCTGAAAGCCCACGCGCCCGTGGCGCGCATGGAGTTCCAGCGCTGA
- a CDS encoding sensor histidine kinase codes for MSSRRTLVYAACQLGGWGLYGLANILLSLLFIATTSRGGEQFASRTAWTVLMCISGGLITHLARTWLPLREWVRLPMRRLALLIPFTCTALGLVQQVIGLVLAYPVLHIYGASDFSFSFLIMGGAFWAVVMLMWLLTYLTVHFVEHAREVERERWRQEVAAQTSELRFLKAQLQPHFLFNCLNSVRALIVEDPVRAQQAVTRLSTLLRHALSSHGPETVPLSQELQVVRDYLSLEGIRLEERLRVREDVAPETLGIAVPAMLVQTLVENAIKHGIAQTPEGGEVAVLARVRDGALQLEVANTPAPAGTPAPPHSSGEGLHNASERLRLLCGMGASLQLDQTSAALTTARVRIPLSP; via the coding sequence ATGTCTTCCCGACGCACCCTGGTCTATGCGGCCTGCCAGTTGGGCGGATGGGGCCTCTACGGCCTCGCGAACATCCTGCTGTCCCTCCTGTTCATCGCCACCACGTCTCGCGGCGGTGAGCAGTTCGCCTCCCGGACCGCCTGGACCGTGCTGATGTGCATCTCGGGCGGACTCATCACCCACCTCGCCCGGACCTGGTTGCCCCTGCGTGAGTGGGTCCGCCTGCCGATGCGGCGGCTGGCGCTCCTCATCCCGTTCACCTGCACGGCCTTGGGACTCGTTCAGCAGGTCATCGGACTGGTGCTCGCCTACCCGGTGCTGCACATCTACGGCGCCTCGGACTTCTCCTTCTCGTTCCTCATCATGGGGGGCGCCTTCTGGGCCGTGGTGATGTTGATGTGGCTGCTCACCTATCTCACCGTCCACTTCGTGGAGCACGCGCGCGAGGTGGAGCGGGAGCGCTGGCGGCAGGAGGTCGCCGCGCAGACTTCCGAGCTGCGCTTCCTCAAGGCCCAGCTTCAGCCTCACTTCCTCTTCAACTGCCTCAACAGCGTGCGCGCCCTCATCGTCGAGGACCCCGTCCGTGCGCAACAAGCCGTGACTCGGCTGTCCACCCTCCTGCGCCACGCGCTGTCCTCCCATGGCCCGGAGACGGTGCCCTTGTCCCAGGAGCTCCAGGTGGTGCGCGACTACCTGAGCCTCGAAGGCATCCGGCTGGAGGAGCGGCTCCGCGTGCGCGAGGACGTGGCCCCGGAAACCCTCGGCATCGCCGTGCCAGCCATGCTGGTGCAGACACTCGTGGAGAACGCCATCAAGCACGGCATCGCCCAGACTCCCGAGGGCGGCGAAGTGGCGGTCCTCGCCCGGGTGCGAGATGGCGCCCTCCAACTGGAGGTGGCCAACACGCCTGCCCCCGCGGGAACACCCGCCCCCCCTCACTCCAGCGGCGAGGGCCTTCACAACGCCAGCGAGCGGCTGCGCCTGCTGTGCGGCATGGGGGCTTCACTCCAGCTCGACCAGACGAGCGCGGCCCTGACGACGGCCCGCGTCCGAATCCC